The following nucleotide sequence is from Egibacteraceae bacterium.
TGCGGCCCAACCACCCTCGCATCGGGTCACGAGGGCGGTACAAGCCGGGTTGGACGGAGAGTTCCAGCAGCCAGTGCGCGGTGACCGGTCATGATGGCCGGGCTACCCACCGCCCCACTGACTGCTGGAGTCAACCATCCTTGCCTACACGCGCCTGTCTGTCATCGACCGTGAGGAGATCAGCCGATCGTTGGCCGCTGATCCCGACGTGACCTGGACCGAGGTGGGCCGGCGCCTCGGCCGCCACCGCGCCACCGTGGCCCGCGAGGTCGCCCGCAACGGCGGGCGTGCCAGCTACCGCGCCGGGCGCGCCCACGCCCGCGCACAGAGCCTACGGCCGTGCCGGACAGCGCTGCTGTCGCACGACCGTGGCCTGGCCGCCAAGATCACCGCGCATCTGAAGACCGGCTACTCCCCGGCGGGCACCGCTCACCTGCTGGGCGGGGTGTGCACCGAGACGATCTACCGGGCGGTGTACACCGGGACCCTGGACGTCAAGGCCTGCGACGTGCTGCGCTCCCGCCGCCACCAGCGACGCCGCCGCGACCACCGCGCGACGTCGCACTTCCTGGGCGCGTTCACGTCCATCCACGACCGGCCCGCCGCCGTCACCGACCGTGTCGAGTTCGGCCACTGGGAAGGCGACCTGATCATCGGGGCGCGCAACGCCTCGGCGCTGATCACCCTCAACGAACGCACCTC
It contains:
- a CDS encoding IS30 family transposase, which gives rise to MSVIDREEISRSLAADPDVTWTEVGRRLGRHRATVAREVARNGGRASYRAGRAHARAQSLRPCRTALLSHDRGLAAKITAHLKTGYSPAGTAHLLGGVCTETIYRAVYTGTLDVKACDVLRSRRHQRRRRDHRATSHFLGAFTSIHDRPAAVTDRVEFGHWEGDLIIGARNASALITLNERTSRTQIVLNLPHGYRAEPTIERLGDWAATMPHNVLKSITWDRGSELAHWESLAMHWGVDVYFADAHSPWQRGQNENGNRQLRYWLPKGTDLSRHAQRDLDAICNVLNTQPRKSLAWKAPNDLYAVHAAR